Proteins from a genomic interval of candidate division KSB1 bacterium:
- a CDS encoding Lrp/AsnC family transcriptional regulator: protein MPDIKLDEIDLKILKTLQNNGRTKRNKLAEEVKLSIPSVSERLRKLEESGVIRGYHSVLDARSVGLEVTAFIFLTTESSKFYAKIIERAKEHEEILECHAITGDGSHILKIRTESTETLENLLSKIQAWPGVVNTRTDVVLSSPKETNVLPLSQLKNKL from the coding sequence ATGCCTGATATCAAACTCGACGAGATCGATCTGAAAATTCTGAAAACCCTGCAAAACAACGGACGAACCAAACGAAATAAGTTGGCCGAGGAAGTTAAACTGTCCATTCCGTCTGTGAGTGAACGTTTGCGTAAGCTCGAAGAGTCCGGCGTCATTCGCGGCTATCACTCTGTGCTCGACGCGCGAAGTGTCGGTTTGGAAGTCACTGCTTTTATTTTTTTGACCACAGAGTCTTCCAAATTTTATGCGAAAATCATCGAACGGGCGAAGGAACATGAAGAAATCCTCGAATGCCACGCTATCACAGGTGACGGTTCACACATTTTAAAAATCCGTACTGAAAGCACAGAGACTTTGGAAAACCTGCTCTCTAAAATTCAGGCATGGCCGGGCGTAGTAAACACACGAACGGATGTTGTGCTTTCCAGCCCCAAAGAGACCAATGTGCTGCCATTGAGTCAATTGAAGAATAAATTATGA
- a CDS encoding polyisoprenoid-binding protein gives MRNKSIILTVLLTFLIASFAFAGDKYEIDVVHSSVGFTAKHLVISNTKGQFKEFSGVIILDEKDISKSSVNVTIKTASISTDNERRDNHLKSADFFDVEKHPEITFKSKSVMKTDDGYKMVGDLTIHGVTKEVTIPFTLVGPVKAMGTRIGLEASLTINRHDYGVSWSKTLDSGGLVVSNEIKITLEIEAVKAEEGTD, from the coding sequence ATGCGTAACAAAAGTATTATTTTAACCGTTTTGCTGACTTTTCTAATTGCAAGCTTTGCTTTTGCCGGGGATAAATATGAAATCGATGTGGTCCATTCATCTGTGGGGTTCACGGCTAAGCATCTGGTAATCAGCAATACCAAAGGTCAGTTTAAGGAGTTTTCCGGGGTCATTATTTTGGATGAAAAAGATATCAGCAAATCCTCGGTTAACGTGACTATTAAAACCGCCAGTATTTCAACGGATAATGAAAGACGCGACAATCATCTAAAAAGCGCTGATTTTTTTGATGTTGAAAAACACCCTGAAATTACTTTTAAAAGCAAAAGTGTTATGAAAACAGATGATGGTTACAAAATGGTTGGCGATTTAACCATCCACGGCGTAACGAAAGAGGTCACAATTCCATTTACTTTAGTGGGACCCGTTAAGGCAATGGGAACGCGAATTGGCCTCGAAGCCAGCTTGACAATTAACCGTCATGACTACGGCGTTTCCTGGAGTAAAACTCTCGACAGCGGCGGTCTGGTTGTCAGTAACGAAATCAAAATCACTCTGGAAATTGAAGCGGTTAAAGCTGAAGAGGGCACTGACTAA
- a CDS encoding Xaa-Pro aminopeptidase, with product NFKAGRTGNEILKRSLKQAKSEGIVPSIYTHPIGFHGHGAGPTIGLWDQQGGVPGKGDYELFYNTAHSNELNVQVAIPEWNNKKIRIMLEQDIIFTKEGVRFIDGRQTSLYLIP from the coding sequence CAAATTTTAAAGCAGGCCGCACCGGCAACGAAATCCTAAAGCGATCCTTAAAACAGGCAAAATCCGAGGGGATCGTTCCGAGTATTTACACGCATCCGATTGGCTTTCACGGCCACGGAGCCGGACCCACAATTGGGCTCTGGGATCAGCAGGGCGGGGTGCCCGGAAAAGGCGACTACGAGCTGTTTTATAACACAGCACATTCGAACGAGTTGAATGTGCAAGTTGCCATTCCTGAGTGGAATAACAAGAAGATTAGAATTATGTTAGAGCAGGATATTATTTTTACAAAAGAGGGCGTGCGGTTTATTGACGGCAGGCAGACGAGTTTGTATTTGATTCCTTAA